Proteins encoded together in one Tepidibacillus fermentans window:
- a CDS encoding lipoate--protein ligase, protein MILVQTMESHDPRINLAEEEYVLKYLDPNETYLLFYINEPSIIIGRNQNTMEEINHQYVKDHGIHVVRRLSGGGAVYHDLGNLNFSIITKDDGESFRNFRRFTEPVIKALHRLGVNAELSGRNDITVGGRKISGNAQFSYKGRMFSHGTLLFNSEIDHVVAALNVNMEKIQSKGIKSIRSRVANIREFLDREMDIIEFKNQLLHNLYEDYEQIPTYTLTEQDYEKVMEISRERYQNWDWNFGKSPAFNVKGSKRFEGVGQIDIRLDVKSGKIENAKIYGDFFGNGDISLIENRLKGLRYDEEEIRNALLKMDLKLFFGNITVDDLVGLFF, encoded by the coding sequence GTGATATTGGTGCAAACTATGGAAAGTCATGATCCAAGAATCAATCTAGCTGAAGAGGAATATGTATTAAAATATTTAGATCCAAACGAAACCTATCTCTTGTTTTACATCAATGAACCATCCATCATTATAGGTAGAAATCAAAACACGATGGAAGAAATTAATCACCAATACGTTAAAGATCATGGTATTCATGTCGTACGTCGATTATCAGGTGGAGGTGCAGTCTACCATGATCTGGGCAATCTTAACTTTAGTATTATTACAAAAGATGATGGAGAAAGCTTTCGTAATTTTCGTCGTTTTACTGAACCTGTGATTAAAGCTTTACATCGATTAGGAGTCAATGCAGAACTAAGTGGGCGAAATGACATTACAGTCGGTGGTCGTAAGATCTCTGGGAATGCTCAATTTTCCTATAAAGGCCGAATGTTTAGTCATGGAACATTGTTATTCAATTCTGAGATCGACCACGTCGTAGCCGCTTTAAATGTGAATATGGAAAAAATTCAATCAAAAGGGATTAAATCGATTCGTAGTCGTGTCGCCAATATTCGTGAGTTTTTAGATCGAGAAATGGATATTATAGAATTTAAAAACCAACTCCTCCATAATTTGTATGAAGATTATGAACAAATTCCAACCTATACATTAACAGAGCAAGATTACGAAAAGGTTATGGAGATTTCCCGGGAAAGATATCAAAATTGGGATTGGAACTTTGGGAAATCACCTGCTTTTAATGTAAAAGGTTCAAAACGTTTTGAAGGTGTTGGCCAAATCGACATCCGTCTCGATGTCAAATCAGGGAAAATAGAAAATGCGAAAATTTATGGTGACTTTTTTGGAAATGGAGATATTTCACTGATTGAAAATCGCCTAAAAGGTCTTCGCTACGACGAAGAAGAAATAAGAAATGCATTGTTAAAGATGGATTTAAAGCTATTTTTTGGAAATATAACCGTTGATGATTTAGTAGGATTATTTTTTTAA
- the ytvI gene encoding sporulation integral membrane protein YtvI: MFTYYKRYARTAFDIFLIVFTVYLIMFVFSYVYNIAKPIFVGFVIYLMIEPLARFLHKRGVKKSIATTISTLVFVLIILGITVTVGIIFTLQIHQLAQSLPHYIYFFQEELIAKANYVQMKLNALPPGVVEKIGDYSQIIANKSSSFLSGLLLGLFNFLTSIPTLVMNFVLGLILAYFLSLEIVQWKRLAEEKTPKTFKKAYYFLKENVIKGILTYVKAQLKLISFTFLIIYFGLLFLGIENSFSISLLSAFFDLLPILGVSTVFVPWIIYLFIIGRITPALWLGLLLLVVIVFRQIAEPKITGESLGVSAFTMLSFMVISLSLFGVAGVILSPVLLILIKALYEKGYLKKWIRIPKEEYEEK, translated from the coding sequence TTGTTTACGTATTATAAGAGGTATGCGAGAACTGCATTCGATATTTTTTTAATCGTTTTTACGGTTTATTTGATTATGTTTGTTTTTAGTTATGTTTATAACATTGCTAAGCCAATTTTTGTTGGCTTTGTGATCTATTTGATGATCGAACCCCTGGCTCGTTTTTTACATAAAAGAGGAGTCAAAAAGTCAATTGCAACAACCATATCAACTCTAGTTTTTGTCTTGATTATTTTAGGTATTACCGTAACAGTAGGAATTATTTTCACTTTGCAAATCCATCAACTCGCCCAATCCTTGCCGCACTATATTTATTTCTTTCAAGAAGAGTTGATTGCTAAGGCCAATTATGTTCAGATGAAGCTAAATGCATTACCACCAGGTGTAGTAGAAAAGATAGGCGATTATTCCCAAATTATTGCGAATAAAAGCTCTTCCTTTTTATCAGGGCTTCTGCTTGGACTCTTTAATTTTTTAACTTCGATACCCACTCTTGTTATGAACTTTGTACTTGGGCTAATTCTCGCTTATTTTTTAAGCCTTGAAATTGTTCAGTGGAAACGCTTAGCGGAAGAGAAAACACCAAAAACATTTAAAAAGGCATATTATTTTCTGAAAGAGAATGTGATAAAAGGGATTCTCACCTATGTAAAAGCCCAATTAAAATTAATTAGTTTTACGTTCTTAATCATCTACTTCGGCTTACTATTCTTAGGAATTGAAAATTCTTTTTCTATTTCTTTGCTTTCTGCCTTTTTTGACCTGTTACCAATCCTAGGGGTATCCACCGTATTCGTTCCTTGGATCATTTATTTATTTATTATTGGCAGAATAACACCCGCACTTTGGCTAGGATTACTGTTACTTGTGGTAATCGTGTTTCGCCAAATTGCCGAACCCAAAATTACCGGGGAATCATTAGGTGTATCGGCATTTACAATGCTTTCGTTTATGGTGATCTCACTCTCTTTATTTGGAGTCGCAGGGGTGATTCTATCTCCTGTTTTATTAATCTTGATCAAAGCGCTCTATGAAAAAGGATACTTGAAAAAATGGATTCGAATTCCAAAAGAGGAGTATGAAGAAAAATAA
- a CDS encoding 4Fe-4S dicluster domain-containing protein — MMAQKTDKAILVDTSLCTGCKACQLACKEWHNLPAMEFDKVPGTYQNPADRSFNTLTLMRFDEKYDRKTNTFEWLIRKDQCMHCSDAPCVAICSTGALYQHKEGFVAFDQESCIGCGYCAKACPFDIPRYQYDSFTGRDKMNKCNFCQDKITNGEQPACVQTCPTNALELMSWDEAVKQAYKRVEQIKDRFPNANVYGDKIMGGTHYIYVLTEKPEEYGLPTNPKTNELVEFRSGVIKPVTEVLMGAAGIGFLANFIVSSTAFNFNGKDEPEDLLKEEKKHE; from the coding sequence ATGATGGCACAAAAAACAGATAAAGCGATATTAGTGGACACCTCACTTTGTACAGGTTGTAAAGCATGTCAATTGGCTTGTAAAGAGTGGCATAACCTTCCAGCTATGGAGTTTGATAAGGTTCCAGGTACTTACCAAAACCCTGCTGATCGCTCGTTTAATACCTTAACCTTGATGCGATTTGATGAAAAATATGATCGTAAGACCAATACCTTTGAATGGTTAATTCGCAAAGATCAATGTATGCATTGTTCTGATGCTCCTTGTGTTGCCATTTGTTCAACTGGGGCGCTATATCAGCATAAGGAAGGTTTTGTTGCCTTTGATCAGGAAAGCTGTATTGGGTGTGGCTACTGTGCGAAGGCTTGTCCATTTGATATCCCAAGATATCAATATGATTCATTTACAGGTAGGGATAAAATGAACAAGTGTAATTTTTGTCAGGATAAGATTACAAATGGCGAACAACCTGCCTGTGTACAAACCTGTCCAACCAATGCATTAGAATTGATGTCATGGGATGAGGCAGTGAAACAAGCTTATAAACGAGTAGAACAAATTAAAGATCGTTTTCCAAACGCAAATGTTTACGGTGACAAGATAATGGGCGGAACCCATTATATCTATGTTTTAACCGAGAAGCCGGAAGAGTACGGTTTACCAACCAATCCAAAAACAAATGAATTAGTTGAATTCCGCTCTGGTGTAATCAAGCCCGTTACAGAAGTATTAATGGGTGCAGCAGGGATTGGATTTCTAGCGAACTTTATTGTTTCTTCCACCGCCTTTAACTTTAATGGAAAAGACGAACCCGAAGATCTTTTGAAGGAGGAGAAGAAACATGAGTAA
- a CDS encoding aromatic acid exporter family protein, translating into MKKFIGTRMLKTGIGVSFALLVSQLLQLNSTFAGVVTLIGMKETTKKSVQYGFTLFVGSILSLITGFIIENSVGVGPLTFGLGTILIIAILVAFHLIDGLILSVIVMYHTFDAFPMDFYEFLSFSARELLILTIGILVSIIVNLVAPQKYDSQLKEEIDHYYSVLSEYLFSIAKWIQKPTKEFPFSLNEIHQQRKFVKKLIEKAEIGMENYLLSSNKIQYEAFIVELKTIQKLISIIEDMIIEVKRISATRLQTYPVAQALELVAKIQLNPEKTTLSTYQRTKRVLDHLEEYFKSSPLPETRGEFVDRSSLHHLFLYLQDYLDVLTSFCSEKRKETTPKKWIIGQFISQNVIKS; encoded by the coding sequence ATGAAAAAGTTTATTGGTACTCGAATGCTCAAAACGGGTATTGGGGTTTCCTTCGCTTTACTCGTTTCTCAACTTCTCCAGCTTAATTCTACATTTGCCGGAGTCGTTACCCTAATCGGTATGAAAGAAACGACAAAAAAATCCGTTCAATATGGTTTTACTTTATTTGTGGGAAGTATCCTTTCCTTAATCACTGGTTTCATCATCGAAAATAGTGTCGGCGTTGGGCCACTTACTTTTGGCTTAGGAACGATTCTCATCATCGCAATACTAGTGGCTTTTCATTTAATTGATGGATTGATCTTATCTGTGATCGTCATGTATCATACCTTTGACGCTTTCCCAATGGATTTTTATGAATTTCTTTCTTTTTCTGCTAGGGAATTGTTGATTTTAACCATTGGTATTCTTGTTAGTATTATTGTCAATCTAGTCGCTCCGCAAAAATACGACAGTCAATTAAAAGAGGAAATTGATCATTATTATTCTGTTCTTAGCGAGTATCTTTTTTCTATTGCAAAGTGGATTCAAAAACCTACAAAAGAGTTTCCATTTTCTTTAAATGAAATCCATCAGCAGCGAAAATTTGTGAAAAAATTGATTGAGAAAGCTGAAATAGGAATGGAAAACTATCTCTTATCTAGTAACAAGATACAATATGAAGCTTTTATCGTCGAATTAAAGACAATTCAAAAATTAATTTCCATCATTGAAGATATGATAATCGAAGTAAAAAGAATTTCTGCCACTCGTCTTCAAACTTATCCCGTAGCACAGGCATTAGAATTAGTAGCAAAAATTCAACTAAATCCAGAAAAAACAACACTCTCAACCTATCAAAGAACAAAAAGAGTTCTGGATCATTTAGAAGAGTACTTTAAATCTTCTCCTTTACCGGAAACGAGAGGTGAATTTGTCGATCGGTCTTCATTACACCATTTATTCTTATATCTGCAGGATTACTTGGATGTTCTAACCTCTTTTTGCTCAGAAAAAAGGAAAGAAACAACTCCAAAAAAGTGGATCATTGGCCAATTCATTTCCCAAAATGTAATCAAATCATGA
- the fdnG gene encoding formate dehydrogenase-N subunit alpha: protein MPKLTRRQFFKFTAASVAAAYIAEKQAFAKENGNDKAYPLMTAGAATSYGICHFCSVGCGIEIKTKGNEIISTEGLKNHPINEGALCPKGRSLKEMHNSKLRLTHPLVRKPGSDKWEPISWEDAISKIANKIKEVRDNTFEKTVTTKDGKVVKVNRVNGMFSLGSAEIDNEEAYLYTKFNRALGVQYYTHQAEIUHAPTVASLAPSFGRGAMTNSFTDMKNAKVLLIGGNNTAENHPMAMRWVLKAQKNGAKIIVVDPRFNRTAKVADIYAQIRPGTDIAYLGAIVKYIIENKLYDQEYVKYYTTALYKVNPEFSFHEGLFSGFDEAKKTYNKDTWTYQLGPDGKPIVADSFDDPDTVLMKLKEHFKDYTFEKASQVTGIPAEKIKLIADTLVENRPGTILYALGMTQKTTGVQGIRMYAILQLLLGNMGMAGGGINANRGEPNVQGSTDMACLPHILPGYMPAPTDKHATLNDYAMAFGTTRTKQTIALLKAWYGDKATSENEFGYHYLPKRDSKEASQGHISIFENMNKGKFKLGLIFAQNPAVSTPNLELVWKGLSKLEMLVVSEVFETETAAFWQHPGANPKEIKTEVILLPAAMSFEKAGTMTNSARWIQGKPAAVRPPGEAKPDADIISMILLKLKELYKNSTDEKDRAILDLTWDYHVEGKEEIDLEKVLKEINGYDLTTGKLLNSAAQIQKAEPGTVSSGLGGLYTGVITEEGNHTLRHDNSDPSGLGLYPNWTFAWPGNIRILYNRGSADINGKPRDKDRALVWWDGTKWTGPDILDVAAKDKAPNTPEGSKVFPIADAKGALFRTVYAQPQAEKVSVELKEGYDPNIFKVAPILKEAGIADGPLPAHYEPKESPVENAFYPKQKNNPILREFRVPEIQKLGEAKDYPYVLTTYMLTEQFLSGGVTRNTPQLAELMPSNFVEMSKNLAKKIGVQSGDKVTISTARGKVTIPAMVTDRIQTLTINGKQVEVVGVPWGWGFKGLVSGDSINLVTNSVTDPNTGTPEYKACLCNVTKGDNE from the coding sequence ATGCCAAAGCTGACAAGGCGCCAGTTTTTCAAATTTACTGCGGCATCTGTAGCAGCTGCTTACATAGCCGAAAAACAAGCCTTTGCTAAGGAAAATGGAAATGATAAAGCATATCCATTAATGACAGCAGGTGCAGCTACATCATATGGAATCTGCCACTTTTGTTCCGTAGGATGTGGAATTGAAATTAAAACTAAAGGAAATGAGATCATATCCACAGAAGGATTAAAAAATCATCCAATTAATGAAGGTGCATTATGTCCAAAAGGTCGATCTCTAAAAGAAATGCACAATTCAAAATTGCGATTAACTCACCCATTAGTGCGTAAGCCAGGGAGTGACAAATGGGAACCCATCTCTTGGGAAGATGCGATTAGCAAAATTGCGAACAAGATTAAAGAGGTTCGTGATAACACCTTTGAAAAAACGGTTACCACCAAAGATGGTAAAGTCGTAAAAGTGAATCGCGTGAATGGAATGTTTAGTTTAGGAAGTGCCGAGATCGATAATGAAGAAGCTTACCTTTATACGAAGTTTAACCGTGCGCTTGGTGTTCAATATTACACACACCAAGCCGAGATATGACATGCGCCAACGGTGGCTAGTTTAGCCCCTTCATTTGGTCGCGGAGCGATGACAAACAGTTTTACCGATATGAAAAATGCAAAAGTTCTTTTAATCGGAGGAAATAATACCGCAGAAAACCATCCAATGGCGATGCGCTGGGTACTAAAAGCACAAAAAAATGGTGCCAAGATCATTGTCGTGGATCCACGCTTCAATCGGACCGCGAAAGTAGCAGATATCTATGCCCAAATTCGACCAGGGACAGATATCGCTTATCTAGGTGCGATTGTGAAATATATTATTGAGAATAAATTATATGATCAAGAGTATGTCAAATATTACACCACAGCACTTTACAAGGTAAACCCAGAGTTCTCTTTTCATGAAGGTTTATTCTCTGGTTTTGACGAAGCAAAGAAAACATATAACAAAGATACTTGGACCTATCAGTTAGGACCAGATGGAAAACCGATCGTGGCCGATTCTTTTGATGATCCCGATACCGTCTTGATGAAATTAAAAGAACATTTTAAAGACTATACATTTGAAAAGGCTTCCCAGGTTACGGGAATTCCGGCGGAAAAAATTAAATTAATTGCCGATACTCTTGTAGAAAATCGTCCAGGAACCATTCTTTATGCTTTAGGAATGACCCAAAAAACAACTGGAGTACAAGGAATTCGCATGTATGCAATCCTTCAATTACTTCTTGGAAATATGGGAATGGCTGGTGGCGGTATCAATGCAAACCGCGGAGAACCTAACGTTCAAGGATCAACCGATATGGCTTGTTTACCACATATTTTACCTGGTTATATGCCAGCGCCAACCGATAAACATGCGACATTAAATGATTATGCGATGGCATTTGGTACAACAAGAACGAAGCAGACAATTGCATTATTAAAAGCATGGTATGGGGATAAAGCAACTTCTGAAAATGAGTTCGGTTATCATTACTTGCCAAAACGGGATTCAAAAGAAGCATCTCAAGGTCATATTTCCATTTTTGAAAATATGAACAAAGGGAAGTTTAAATTAGGACTTATTTTTGCACAAAACCCTGCGGTTAGTACGCCGAACTTAGAGTTAGTCTGGAAAGGCTTATCGAAATTAGAAATGTTGGTCGTTTCTGAAGTATTTGAAACGGAAACGGCAGCATTCTGGCAACATCCTGGTGCTAATCCAAAAGAGATCAAAACAGAGGTCATTCTTTTACCTGCAGCGATGTCTTTTGAGAAAGCAGGTACAATGACCAACTCTGCAAGGTGGATTCAAGGGAAACCGGCGGCGGTTCGTCCACCTGGAGAAGCAAAACCAGATGCCGATATCATCTCAATGATTCTATTAAAGTTAAAAGAATTATATAAAAATAGCACTGATGAAAAAGATCGCGCAATTCTCGATTTAACATGGGATTATCATGTAGAAGGCAAAGAAGAAATCGATCTTGAGAAAGTCTTAAAAGAGATAAACGGCTATGATTTAACAACTGGGAAACTATTAAATAGTGCAGCACAGATCCAAAAAGCAGAACCAGGCACAGTTTCTTCTGGCTTAGGCGGCCTTTATACAGGCGTGATTACAGAGGAAGGAAACCACACGTTACGTCATGATAATAGTGATCCTAGCGGCTTGGGACTTTATCCAAATTGGACGTTTGCATGGCCAGGAAATATTCGTATTCTTTATAACCGTGGATCTGCTGACATTAATGGGAAGCCTAGAGATAAAGATCGTGCCCTTGTATGGTGGGATGGAACCAAGTGGACAGGTCCAGATATTTTAGACGTTGCTGCCAAAGATAAAGCACCAAATACACCAGAAGGATCAAAAGTCTTCCCAATCGCTGATGCAAAAGGAGCATTGTTTAGAACGGTTTATGCCCAACCACAAGCAGAAAAAGTATCTGTAGAATTGAAAGAAGGGTATGACCCTAACATATTCAAAGTGGCTCCAATACTTAAGGAAGCAGGAATTGCAGATGGACCATTACCTGCTCATTATGAGCCGAAAGAGTCACCGGTAGAAAATGCTTTTTATCCAAAACAAAAAAATAATCCGATTTTGCGTGAGTTCAGAGTTCCCGAAATTCAAAAATTGGGTGAAGCAAAAGACTATCCTTATGTTTTAACAACCTATATGCTGACAGAGCAATTTTTATCAGGTGGGGTTACTAGAAATACACCGCAATTGGCTGAATTAATGCCTTCCAACTTTGTCGAGATGAGTAAAAATCTTGCAAAGAAAATCGGTGTTCAATCTGGAGATAAAGTCACGATTTCCACAGCACGGGGAAAGGTAACGATTCCGGCAATGGTGACTGATCGTATCCAAACCTTAACGATTAATGGGAAACAAGTTGAAGTCGTTGGTGTTCCTTGGGGTTGGGGATTCAAAGGTCTTGTAAGCGGAGATTCAATTAATCTTGTGACCAACTCGGTAACCGATCCGAATACAGGTACACCAGAATATAAGGCATGCTTATGCAATGTGACGAAGGGGGATAATGAATGA
- a CDS encoding formate dehydrogenase subunit gamma yields MSKAYKRTKYVKRYCVPDQLMHWTVALGFLLLLITGFMIFFKGPASLLTTEAGMAFRQGHRIGAILFIGAPLIYFIFSSKRFGFLVAFKWSKYDLGWLKAAPKHYFVGGEGMPPQDKYNTGQKLYYLVVLVFGFLLAITGLALWHDWFTGPLGVWMLVIHDISALIITIFFGIHLHLTVFHARERASFNAMTTGWMEAEYAEHHHKLWFDKVKYDQMITCGERKMRKIRQENQNQNNTFQA; encoded by the coding sequence ATGAGTAAAGCCTATAAACGGACGAAATATGTAAAAAGATACTGTGTTCCCGATCAATTGATGCACTGGACGGTTGCTCTTGGTTTTTTACTTTTACTTATAACAGGGTTTATGATTTTCTTTAAAGGACCAGCTTCACTGCTTACAACAGAAGCAGGAATGGCTTTTCGCCAAGGACATCGCATTGGGGCGATTCTCTTTATCGGTGCACCACTCATTTATTTCATCTTTTCTAGCAAACGCTTTGGTTTTCTCGTTGCTTTTAAATGGAGTAAATATGATTTAGGTTGGTTAAAAGCAGCTCCCAAACATTATTTTGTTGGTGGGGAAGGGATGCCACCACAGGATAAGTATAATACAGGACAAAAATTGTATTATTTAGTCGTCCTTGTCTTTGGTTTTCTTCTTGCTATAACCGGTTTGGCTTTATGGCATGATTGGTTTACGGGTCCCTTAGGAGTATGGATGCTAGTCATACATGATATTTCTGCGTTAATCATCACGATTTTCTTCGGGATCCATTTGCATTTAACCGTTTTCCATGCCAGAGAAAGAGCATCTTTCAATGCGATGACGACCGGATGGATGGAAGCAGAATATGCAGAACATCACCACAAATTATGGTTTGATAAAGTGAAGTATGACCAAATGATTACCTGTGGTGAAAGAAAAATGAGGAAAATAAGACAGGAAAATCAAAATCAAAACAATACATTCCAAGCTTAA
- a CDS encoding site-2 protease family protein: protein MQQFLYYPISELPYVIVALIIAFTVHEFSHAYVAYRLGDPTAKNEGRLTLNPAAHLDLFGTLMIFIAGFGWAKPVPVNHFHFRHRRLSGALVSFAGPLSNLMIAIIFIGLYFTLYRIGLLSNLSESTYSTINQLVNMVVSLNVVLFVFNLLPFPPLDGYRIIEDLAPNDVRVRLIQYEQYGVFLFLILFITPLGDYVFAAIFDRTVPYILNSLVALFQWLFGY from the coding sequence ATTCAGCAATTTCTTTATTATCCGATATCTGAATTACCGTATGTCATCGTTGCTTTAATCATTGCTTTTACAGTACACGAATTTAGCCATGCTTACGTCGCTTATCGACTCGGTGATCCGACAGCAAAAAACGAGGGAAGGCTTACTTTAAATCCTGCCGCACATTTAGATTTGTTCGGGACATTAATGATTTTTATTGCTGGATTTGGTTGGGCCAAGCCAGTGCCTGTAAATCATTTCCATTTTCGTCATCGAAGATTGTCAGGTGCATTAGTTTCATTTGCAGGACCTTTAAGTAATCTTATGATTGCGATCATCTTTATTGGACTTTACTTTACCCTTTATCGAATTGGCTTACTATCCAATCTGAGCGAATCTACATATTCTACGATCAACCAATTGGTGAATATGGTTGTCTCATTAAATGTGGTTCTCTTTGTCTTTAATCTGCTTCCTTTCCCTCCATTGGATGGTTACCGAATTATTGAAGATTTGGCTCCGAATGATGTAAGGGTTCGATTGATTCAATATGAACAATATGGTGTTTTCCTATTTTTGATCTTGTTCATCACACCGCTTGGGGATTATGTATTTGCAGCTATTTTCGATCGAACTGTACCTTATATCTTGAATTCTTTGGTGGCATTATTTCAATGGTTGTTTGGCTATTAA
- a CDS encoding pyridoxal-phosphate-dependent aminotransferase family protein: protein MSQELILPKRLLMGPGPSDVHPHVLKAMATPLLGHLDPTFLNIMNETMELIRYVYETKNQVTIAMSGTGSAGMETVFVNLIEPGDKVIIGVNGLFGQRMVDVAERAGAEVIQVQAEWGRSIDPADIEKALKNYSPVKAVAVVHAETSTGANQPLEEIAKLAKEYDALMIVDAVTSLGGMKVGVDKIGIDAVYSGTQKCLSAPPGLSPVSLSDKAVEVLKSRKTKIQSWYLDLSMIQAYWGQERFYHHTAPISMIYALHEALRLIKEEGLEATFKRHEQNGRALQAGIEAMGLELFAQEGHRLPMLTSVKIPDGVDDVKVRQLLLERYGLEIGGGLGPTKNKIWRVGLMGYSSQRSNVIQFLTALESILSELKIKINEGEAVKAAENYLNNHE from the coding sequence ATGAGCCAAGAATTAATTTTACCGAAACGATTATTGATGGGGCCAGGGCCTAGTGATGTTCATCCGCATGTTTTAAAAGCAATGGCAACCCCATTATTAGGACATTTGGACCCGACCTTTCTTAATATTATGAATGAAACCATGGAATTGATTCGCTATGTTTACGAAACAAAAAATCAAGTGACGATTGCGATGTCAGGTACTGGCAGTGCTGGGATGGAAACGGTATTTGTGAATCTGATCGAACCAGGAGACAAGGTCATTATTGGGGTTAATGGTTTATTTGGTCAGCGGATGGTTGACGTTGCAGAAAGAGCAGGGGCTGAAGTGATTCAAGTTCAAGCAGAATGGGGAAGAAGCATTGATCCTGCTGATATAGAAAAAGCTTTAAAGAATTATTCCCCTGTAAAAGCAGTAGCGGTGGTACACGCAGAAACATCTACAGGTGCAAACCAACCATTAGAAGAAATAGCAAAACTAGCGAAAGAATATGATGCTTTAATGATTGTTGACGCTGTTACTTCACTTGGTGGAATGAAAGTTGGGGTAGATAAGATTGGGATTGATGCTGTCTATAGCGGTACGCAAAAATGTCTTAGTGCTCCCCCAGGACTATCCCCAGTCAGTTTAAGTGATAAAGCGGTTGAAGTTCTAAAAAGCAGGAAAACAAAAATACAAAGCTGGTACCTTGATTTGTCAATGATCCAGGCTTATTGGGGACAAGAACGTTTTTATCATCATACGGCACCGATTTCGATGATTTATGCACTTCATGAGGCATTAAGATTGATTAAAGAAGAAGGTTTAGAAGCTACCTTTAAACGTCATGAACAAAACGGTCGTGCTTTGCAAGCGGGAATTGAGGCGATGGGATTGGAGTTATTTGCGCAAGAAGGTCATCGCTTACCTATGCTCACCTCAGTCAAAATTCCCGATGGTGTTGATGATGTGAAAGTACGCCAATTATTACTCGAGCGTTATGGGCTTGAAATTGGTGGAGGTTTAGGACCCACAAAGAATAAAATTTGGCGTGTAGGCCTCATGGGATATTCTTCCCAGAGAAGTAATGTCATTCAATTCTTAACGGCATTGGAATCGATCTTATCCGAGTTAAAAATTAAGATCAATGAAGGGGAAGCTGTAAAAGCTGCCGAGAATTACTTAAATAATCATGAGTAG
- a CDS encoding twin-arginine translocase TatA/TatE family subunit, whose product MLSNIGMPGLILILVIALVIFGPNRLPELGKAVGRTLKEFKSATKEIIDDQPTTK is encoded by the coding sequence ATGCTTTCTAATATTGGTATGCCAGGATTAATTTTAATTTTGGTGATTGCATTAGTGATCTTTGGACCGAATCGCTTACCCGAGCTTGGAAAGGCTGTTGGCCGAACATTAAAGGAATTTAAGAGTGCAACAAAAGAGATCATTGATGATCAACCGACCACTAAGTAA